One Ranitomeya imitator isolate aRanImi1 chromosome 1, aRanImi1.pri, whole genome shotgun sequence DNA window includes the following coding sequences:
- the TMED10 gene encoding transmembrane emp24 domain-containing protein 10, with product MAAGARGRSVSMASRLLIPALLLPLLCGSVTAISFQLPPNGRKCLREEIHKDVLVTGEYDVSEPHGEGQVRLKITDSSNHILYSKEEATKGKFAFTTEEYDMFEVCFESKHPAGAGRAPDQMVVLNMKHGVEAKNYEEIAKVEKLKPLEVELRRLEDLSESIVNDFAYMKKREEEMRDTNESTNVRVLYFSIFSMCCLMGLATWQVFYLRRFFKAKKLIE from the exons ATGGCGGCGGGTGCGCGAGGCCGCTCTGTGTCCATGGCTTCCCGGCTGCTGATCCCAGCGCTGCTGTTGCCGCTGCTCTGCGGCTCCGTCACCGCCATCTCCTTCCAGCTGCCGCCCAACGGTCGCAAATGTCTGCGGGAGGAGATCCACAAAGACGTGCTGGTCACTGGGGAGTACGACGTATCCGAACCGCACGGCGAGGGCCAAGTCCGCCTGAAG atCACGGACTCCTCCAACCACATCCTTTACTCCAAGGAAGAGGCCACGAAGGGGAAGTTTGCCTTCACCACCGAGGAGTACGACATGTTTGAGGTTTGCTTTGAAAGCAAGCACCCTGCAG GGGCTGGACGTGCTCCCGATCAGATGGTCGTCCTGAACATGAAACATGGAGTAGAAGCCAAGAACTATGAGGAG ATTGCTAAGGTGGAGAAGTTGAAGCCTCTGGAGGTTGAGCTGCGTCGTCTGGAGGATTTGTCGGAATCTATTGTCAATGATTTTGCCTACATGAAGAAGAGAGAAGAGGAGATGAGAGATACCAATG AGTCCACCAATGTCCGGGTTCTTTACTTCAGCATTTTCTCCATGTGCTGTCTGATGGGACTTGCTACTTGGCAGGTCTTCTATCTGCGGCGTTTTTTCAAGGCGAAGAAGCTGATAGAGTGA